One genomic segment of Pseudomonadota bacterium includes these proteins:
- a CDS encoding aquaporin — MFRRVLGEALGSLLLTACVVGSGIMAERLSGGNGAVALLANTLATVAGLAVLIMLFGPVSGAHFNPLISGVAWFTRRIEARAAARYVLAQIVGCCAGAILANAMFELPLVAASGHARTGAGQWLSEFVATAGLVFIASRAESIREAAWQVSLWIGAAYWFTASTSFANPAITIARALSDTFAGIRPVDVPGFIAAQVAGALTGVLLLRAFTDKR; from the coding sequence ATGTTTCGCAGGGTGCTCGGCGAGGCGCTGGGCAGCCTGCTGCTCACGGCCTGCGTCGTCGGTTCCGGAATCATGGCCGAGCGCCTGTCAGGCGGGAACGGCGCGGTGGCGCTGCTGGCGAACACGCTGGCGACGGTGGCGGGTTTGGCCGTGCTCATCATGCTGTTCGGTCCCGTCAGCGGCGCGCACTTCAATCCTTTGATCAGCGGCGTCGCATGGTTCACGCGCCGAATCGAGGCGCGCGCGGCGGCGCGGTACGTGCTCGCGCAAATCGTCGGGTGCTGCGCCGGTGCGATCCTCGCCAACGCAATGTTCGAGCTGCCTCTCGTGGCGGCGTCCGGCCACGCTCGAACCGGCGCGGGCCAGTGGCTCTCCGAGTTCGTCGCCACCGCCGGCCTCGTGTTCATTGCTTCCCGGGCCGAATCGATCCGGGAAGCTGCCTGGCAGGTGTCGCTGTGGATAGGCGCCGCCTATTGGTTCACCGCTTCGACCTCGTTCGCCAATCCGGCCATCACCATCGCTCGCGCGCTGAGCGATACATTCGCGGGCATCCGTCCCGTGGATGTCCCAGGTTTCATCGCCGCGCAGGTTGCGGGCGCGTTGACGGGTGTGCTGCTGTTGCGCGCCTTCACCGATAAAAGATGA
- a CDS encoding helix-turn-helix domain-containing protein, with protein sequence MKTGQVVDALAALAHTHRLAIYRLLVEQGPAGISAGAIAERVGLVPSSLTFHLQSLHRAGLISQVRASRQLIYSADYTAMNELVGYLTDKCCAASGQSCVRKKSAA encoded by the coding sequence ATGAAAACCGGCCAGGTCGTCGATGCACTCGCTGCGCTCGCTCACACGCACCGCCTGGCGATCTATCGCCTGCTGGTCGAACAGGGTCCGGCGGGAATTTCTGCGGGGGCGATCGCGGAGCGCGTCGGCCTCGTGCCCTCCTCTCTCACGTTTCACCTGCAGTCCTTGCACCGTGCCGGGCTCATCTCGCAGGTGCGCGCCAGCCGGCAACTGATCTACAGCGCGGACTACACGGCGATGAACGAGCTCGTGGGGTATCTCACCGACAAGTGTTGCGCGGCGAGCGGCCAGAGCTGCGTTCGTAAAAAATCCGCTGCCTGA
- a CDS encoding arsenate reductase ArsC, translated as MTDRPFNVLFLCTGNSARSILAEALVTHWGRGKFAGFSAGSSPKGKVHPIALELLRQMNMSTAGMRSKSWEEFARPGAPTLDFVFTVCDNAAGEMCPVWPGQPMTAHWGVADPAAIEGSETERWLAFRQAFRELESRIKTFTSLPIRALDRAKLQERLRAIGTDQTTDALA; from the coding sequence ATGACCGATCGGCCCTTCAACGTCCTGTTCCTGTGTACGGGCAACTCCGCACGCAGCATCCTGGCCGAAGCCCTGGTGACGCACTGGGGCCGTGGCAAGTTTGCCGGCTTCAGCGCCGGCAGCTCACCGAAGGGAAAGGTGCATCCCATCGCACTCGAACTACTGCGGCAGATGAACATGTCCACTGCCGGAATGCGCTCCAAGAGCTGGGAAGAATTCGCGCGGCCCGGCGCTCCGACGCTCGACTTCGTATTCACCGTCTGCGACAACGCCGCGGGAGAGATGTGTCCCGTCTGGCCCGGCCAGCCGATGACGGCCCATTGGGGCGTTGCCGATCCGGCGGCCATCGAAGGATCCGAGACCGAACGATGGCTCGCATTCCGTCAGGCTTTTCGCGAGCTCGAGAGCCGCATCAAGACCTTCACGAGTCTTCCGATCCGTGCGCTCGATCGGGCGAAGCTGCAGGAACGATTGCGGGCCATCGGCACAGACCAAACTACCGACGCCCTCGCCTGA
- a CDS encoding serine hydrolase — MKRTLVMLAIILIAATSFAAQTPDSSARIDQVVQEYVKAGAFMGTVLVARDGQIVFSNAYGAANVGKTAPNTLETRFRIGSLTKQFTAAAILVLEQRGKLSTTDLVKKYLPDAPAAWNQITVAHLLTHTSGIPNFTSFPEYAEFSRQPNTPQQLIDRFRGKPLDFAPGTEMRYSNSGYVLLGYIVEKASGMPYAKFLDENIFKPLEMKDSGYETSNPPIPNLAQGYARGSSGPEVAQPLDMTVPFAAGGLYSTVTDLLRWEQALFGNKLLSAASLQKLTTPAKNEYAFGLVISSRAGQRVIEHNGGINGFNSKLAYYPADKVTVVALSNINGNGADQIVDTIGALVHGEAVVLPSERKEVQLPPEVLKQYVGSYEMRPGFDFVMAVKDGQLTISPTGQSTDVLYAESKDHFFSKRIDARIEFGRDDSGAVTHLVLHQGAFNGKALKKE; from the coding sequence ATGAAACGCACTCTCGTCATGCTCGCGATCATCCTGATCGCCGCGACTTCTTTCGCCGCTCAGACTCCCGACAGCTCCGCGCGCATCGATCAGGTGGTGCAGGAATACGTGAAGGCCGGCGCCTTCATGGGCACTGTGCTGGTCGCCCGCGATGGCCAGATCGTCTTCAGCAACGCTTATGGCGCTGCGAACGTCGGGAAGACGGCGCCGAACACGCTGGAGACGCGGTTTCGTATTGGCTCGCTCACCAAGCAGTTCACGGCCGCGGCGATCCTGGTGCTCGAGCAACGCGGAAAACTTTCCACCACTGATCTCGTGAAAAAGTATCTGCCCGACGCGCCCGCCGCGTGGAACCAGATCACGGTCGCGCACCTGCTCACGCACACTTCGGGCATCCCCAACTTCACGTCGTTTCCGGAGTACGCCGAGTTCTCGCGCCAGCCAAATACACCGCAGCAGCTCATCGACCGCTTCCGCGGCAAGCCGCTAGATTTCGCGCCGGGCACGGAAATGCGCTATTCGAATTCGGGGTATGTGCTGCTCGGGTACATCGTCGAGAAGGCCAGCGGCATGCCGTACGCGAAGTTTCTCGATGAAAACATCTTCAAACCATTGGAGATGAAAGATTCGGGCTACGAGACGAGCAATCCGCCGATCCCGAATCTCGCTCAGGGGTATGCACGCGGCTCGAGCGGACCCGAAGTTGCCCAGCCGCTTGACATGACCGTGCCGTTTGCCGCAGGCGGGCTGTACTCCACTGTCACGGACCTGCTGCGTTGGGAGCAGGCGCTGTTCGGCAACAAGCTGCTGTCGGCCGCGTCGCTGCAGAAGCTGACGACGCCGGCGAAGAACGAGTACGCCTTCGGTCTCGTCATAAGTAGTCGCGCGGGACAGCGCGTGATCGAACACAACGGAGGCATCAACGGCTTCAACTCGAAGCTCGCGTATTACCCAGCCGACAAGGTCACCGTGGTGGCGTTGTCGAACATCAACGGCAATGGCGCCGACCAGATCGTCGACACGATCGGCGCACTCGTGCACGGCGAAGCCGTGGTGTTGCCGAGCGAACGCAAGGAAGTGCAGCTGCCGCCCGAGGTGCTGAAGCAGTACGTCGGCAGCTACGAGATGAGGCCGGGGTTCGACTTCGTCATGGCAGTGAAAGACGGTCAGCTCACGATCTCACCGACCGGGCAATCGACCGACGTGCTGTACGCGGAGTCGAAGGACCACTTCTTCTCGAAGCGCATCGATGCACGTATCGAGTTCGGCCGCGACGACAGCGGCGCGGTGACGCACCTGGTCCTGCACCAGGGAGCATTCAACGGGAAGGCGCTGAAGAAGGAGTGA
- a CDS encoding tryptophanase, whose translation MKTIIEPFRIKSVEPIRMTTLAQRQQILRAAHYNLFAVRSQDVIIDLLTDSGTSAMSAEQWAALMRGDESYAGSPSFERFEEAVRELMPFKHVIPTHQGRAAEAILFSIVGGAGRKIPSNTHFDTTRGNIEASGAQAFDLLIEEGKSPSNLHPFKGNMDLSKLETFLAVNGAQVPCVMITVTNNAGGGQPVSLANIKAVSEIAHRHGKPFYIDGCRFAENAWFIKSREPGQAARSIPDIVRDMFSAADGMTMSAKKDAFANIGGWLAVNDDELARNAKNRLILTEGFTSYGGLAGRDLEAIAQGLKEIVDEDYLQYRVRANTYIGERLTAAGIPIVLPVGGHAVFIDAGSLLPHIPALQYPGQALAVALYEAGGIRSCEIGTVMFGRQVDGSEKPAAMELVRLAIPRRVYTQSHADYLVEVILDVAARKDSLPGMKIVWEPPALRHFTAKFEMGTLPIS comes from the coding sequence ATGAAAACCATCATCGAACCGTTTCGCATCAAGTCGGTCGAGCCCATCCGCATGACCACTCTCGCACAGCGCCAGCAGATCCTGCGCGCGGCGCACTACAACCTGTTCGCCGTGCGCTCGCAGGACGTCATCATCGATCTGCTCACCGATTCCGGCACCAGCGCGATGAGCGCCGAGCAATGGGCCGCGTTGATGCGCGGCGATGAGTCGTACGCCGGGTCGCCGTCGTTCGAACGATTCGAAGAGGCGGTACGCGAGCTGATGCCCTTCAAACACGTGATTCCCACGCACCAGGGCCGCGCGGCGGAGGCGATCCTGTTTTCCATCGTCGGCGGCGCGGGGCGGAAGATTCCTTCCAACACGCACTTCGACACCACGCGCGGCAACATCGAGGCCAGCGGCGCGCAGGCATTCGACTTGCTGATCGAGGAGGGCAAGAGCCCGTCGAACCTGCACCCGTTCAAGGGGAACATGGACCTCTCGAAGCTCGAGACCTTTCTCGCGGTGAACGGCGCGCAGGTTCCGTGCGTGATGATCACCGTGACCAACAACGCCGGCGGCGGCCAGCCCGTGAGCCTGGCCAACATCAAGGCGGTCAGCGAGATCGCGCATCGCCACGGCAAGCCGTTTTACATCGACGGCTGCCGTTTCGCCGAGAACGCCTGGTTCATCAAGTCGCGCGAACCCGGGCAGGCGGCGCGCTCGATCCCCGACATCGTGCGCGACATGTTTTCCGCGGCGGACGGCATGACGATGTCCGCCAAGAAGGATGCCTTCGCCAACATCGGCGGCTGGCTGGCCGTGAACGACGACGAGCTGGCGCGCAACGCCAAGAACCGGCTGATCCTCACGGAAGGCTTCACGAGTTACGGCGGCCTGGCCGGGCGCGACCTGGAAGCGATCGCGCAGGGCCTCAAGGAAATCGTCGACGAGGACTATCTACAGTACCGCGTGCGTGCCAACACCTACATCGGCGAGCGGCTGACCGCGGCGGGTATCCCGATCGTGCTGCCGGTGGGAGGCCATGCGGTGTTCATCGATGCCGGTTCGTTGCTGCCGCATATTCCAGCGCTTCAGTACCCGGGCCAGGCGTTGGCCGTAGCGCTATATGAAGCGGGCGGCATCCGCAGCTGCGAGATCGGCACGGTGATGTTCGGCCGGCAAGTGGACGGCAGCGAGAAACCCGCGGCGATGGAGCTGGTGCGACTCGCGATCCCGCGCCGCGTGTATACGCAGTCCCATGCGGACTACCTCGTGGAAGTCATCCTCGACGTGGCCGCCCGCAAGGATTCGCTCCCGGGAATGAAGATCGTCTGGGAACCGCCAGCGCTGCGCCACTTCACCGCCAAGTTCGAAATGGGGACACTCCCCATTTCCTAG
- a CDS encoding YceI family protein — protein sequence MRVLTSSALWILAAAAQASTPANTPSVPKGVYTLDKAHTSLIFRVNHLGFSTFTGRFTGVDARLETDPSKLSASKLDVTIDPASIASDNAPDGFLAMVAGKGWLDAQDFPTMHYRSTKVEVIGANKVRIDGELTFHGVTKPVVLEAKYNGGYAGHPMDPHARIGFSATGRFKRSDFGVTVGVPAPGTTMGVGDEVEVVLETELSGPALAKN from the coding sequence ATGCGCGTTTTAACCTCGTCAGCCTTGTGGATCCTCGCCGCTGCGGCGCAGGCATCCACTCCCGCGAACACCCCCTCCGTACCCAAAGGCGTCTACACACTCGACAAGGCGCACACCAGCCTGATCTTCCGCGTGAATCACCTGGGTTTTTCAACCTTCACCGGCCGCTTCACCGGCGTGGATGCGCGGCTCGAGACCGATCCGTCGAAACTCAGCGCGTCGAAGCTCGACGTGACCATCGACCCGGCGTCGATCGCCAGCGACAACGCACCGGACGGCTTCCTCGCGATGGTCGCTGGCAAAGGCTGGCTCGATGCGCAGGATTTCCCGACGATGCACTATCGCTCGACGAAGGTCGAAGTCATCGGCGCCAACAAAGTGCGCATCGATGGCGAGCTCACGTTCCACGGTGTCACGAAGCCGGTAGTACTCGAGGCGAAATACAACGGCGGTTACGCGGGCCACCCGATGGACCCGCACGCGCGCATCGGCTTTTCGGCGACCGGCAGGTTCAAGCGCTCGGATTTCGGCGTGACGGTGGGCGTCCCGGCGCCCGGCACGACCATGGGTGTCGGCGATGAAGTGGAAGTAGTGCTGGAGACCGAGCTGTCCGGCCCGGCGCTGGCGAAGAACTAG
- a CDS encoding SDR family oxidoreductase, translating into MTSSKTAIVTGASRGIGAAIARRLAADGFAVVINFAGRAADAEALREQIGADGGKAVAVQADVSDAAAMRRLFDAAEAEFGGVDVLVNNAGIMQLARIADADDAMFDRHIAVNLKGVFNGMREAAKRLRDGGRIISFSSSVVGLYQPTYGVYAATKGAVEALTHVLANEMRGRNITVNAVAPGPTATELFLTGKPQELVDRIAKAAPLERLGQPEDIAAAVAFLAGPDGAWINGQVLRANGGVV; encoded by the coding sequence ATGACCAGCAGCAAGACCGCCATTGTGACAGGAGCATCGCGCGGCATCGGCGCGGCGATCGCGCGCCGGCTCGCGGCGGATGGATTTGCGGTGGTAATCAATTTCGCGGGCCGTGCCGCGGACGCGGAGGCGCTGCGCGAGCAGATTGGCGCCGACGGCGGCAAGGCGGTCGCGGTGCAAGCCGACGTGAGCGATGCGGCGGCGATGCGGCGCTTGTTCGACGCGGCGGAAGCGGAATTCGGCGGGGTCGACGTCCTCGTGAACAACGCCGGCATCATGCAGCTGGCGCGGATCGCCGATGCGGACGATGCGATGTTCGACCGGCACATCGCGGTGAACCTCAAGGGTGTGTTCAACGGCATGCGCGAGGCCGCGAAGCGCCTGCGCGACGGCGGGCGCATCATCAGCTTTTCGTCGAGCGTCGTCGGGCTCTATCAACCCACGTACGGCGTGTATGCGGCGACCAAGGGCGCGGTGGAGGCGCTCACCCACGTGCTCGCGAATGAAATGCGCGGCCGCAACATCACCGTGAACGCGGTTGCGCCGGGGCCGACCGCGACGGAGCTGTTCCTGACCGGCAAGCCGCAGGAGCTGGTAGATAGGATCGCCAAGGCCGCGCCGCTCGAGCGCCTGGGCCAGCCCGAAGACATCGCCGCCGCCGTCGCGTTCCTGGCCGGGCCCGATGGGGCGTGGATCAACGGCCAGGTGCTGCGCGCGAACGGCGGCGTGGTGTGA
- a CDS encoding serine hydrolase domain-containing protein gives MISRQTLACVLFAAAAPAFADAPLQQFVEQAITQTRDSAGLPATAALVQIKGRIEAQAASGKRALNQKPSVTTRDRWHIGSDTKAMTATLIARLVERGLVSFDSTLAQLFPGVAAGMNSQLQGVTLRQLLTHTAGLPALADPREIADFDTVIGTRKSLRAQRAMVVAYYLRQPPASKVGEFAYSNLGYVIAGAVVESLTGDTWEDALRAEVWKPLGIVNASFGAPGKRKKYDQPLGHVPARGGLVALDVGDPKSDNPPAVGPAGTVNITLQDWMLFAQDQLDGLHGHGKLLKPETYKLLHTPVKNRYAMGWGVLTEPNGDVSLLAHTGSNGYWVADLRILPQQDVISIVVTNAGGEKAEKAVRDLSKYITDRVAPN, from the coding sequence ATGATTTCGAGGCAGACCCTGGCATGCGTGTTGTTCGCGGCGGCTGCGCCCGCGTTTGCGGATGCCCCACTACAGCAATTCGTGGAACAGGCCATCACGCAGACGCGCGACAGCGCCGGTCTGCCGGCCACGGCGGCGCTGGTGCAGATCAAGGGACGTATCGAAGCGCAGGCTGCCTCCGGCAAGCGCGCGCTCAACCAGAAACCGTCCGTGACGACACGGGATCGCTGGCACATCGGCTCCGACACCAAGGCGATGACGGCGACGTTGATTGCGCGGCTGGTCGAGCGAGGCCTGGTCAGCTTCGACTCCACCCTCGCGCAGCTTTTTCCGGGCGTCGCCGCGGGAATGAATTCGCAGCTGCAGGGCGTCACGTTGCGACAGCTGCTGACACACACCGCCGGTCTGCCGGCGCTCGCCGATCCCCGCGAGATCGCGGACTTCGACACGGTCATCGGCACGCGCAAGAGCCTGCGCGCGCAGCGCGCGATGGTGGTGGCCTATTACCTGCGGCAGCCGCCCGCTTCGAAAGTCGGCGAGTTCGCGTACTCGAACCTGGGCTATGTCATCGCGGGCGCGGTGGTCGAATCGCTTACCGGCGATACCTGGGAAGACGCGCTGCGCGCCGAAGTCTGGAAGCCGCTCGGAATCGTCAATGCGAGTTTCGGCGCTCCGGGCAAGCGCAAGAAATACGATCAGCCGCTCGGGCACGTTCCCGCCCGCGGCGGACTCGTCGCCCTCGATGTGGGCGATCCGAAGAGCGACAACCCACCCGCGGTGGGGCCCGCCGGCACGGTCAACATCACGTTGCAGGACTGGATGCTGTTCGCGCAGGACCAGCTCGATGGCCTTCACGGCCACGGCAAACTACTCAAGCCCGAGACCTACAAGCTGCTGCACACGCCGGTCAAGAACCGCTACGCGATGGGTTGGGGAGTGCTCACGGAGCCCAACGGCGATGTGTCGCTGCTGGCGCATACCGGCAGCAATGGGTATTGGGTGGCGGATCTGCGCATCCTGCCGCAGCAGGACGTGATCTCGATCGTCGTCACCAACGCCGGCGGAGAAAAGGCCGAAAAAGCCGTGCGCGATCTCAGCAAATACATCACCGACCGGGTGGCGCCGAACTGA